The Erwinia sorbitola nucleotide sequence TCAGACGCAGAACATCGCGCTCACGCGTGGTGAACTCCGGTTTCAGCGCCTGAACCTGCGGGCGCTGCTGGCGCAAACTGGCCGCCAGCAGTGAGGGGAGGGTGTTGCTAAGTACCAGTTCCCCGGCAGCTGCCCGATGCAGGCACTCCAGCAGGCTCTCTGGCTCCATATCTTTCAGCAGATAGCCATCTGCCCCGCGTTTCAATGCATTAATCACATCATCTTCGTAGTCTGAAACGCTGAATACCACGATATGCCCGCAGGCATCGATTGCCCGCAGCTGCTCCAGCGTTTCCAGCCCGTTCATACCGGGCATATTGAGGTCGAGCAAGATTAAATCTACCTCAAGCTGCTCTGCCAGTACCACACCGTCGGCCCCGTTGCTGGCTTCCCCCACAACCTGGAGACGCGAATCGAGACTGATAAGCTGTTTGAGTCCGCTACGGATCATCGGGTGGTCATCGATCAGTAATACACTGGCGGGCTTGGTGGAGAGCACCTGCGTAAGCTGTGTTGTCATCCTGTCTTCCTGCTAGTGGCTTCGACGAGTTTTATCATCAGGTTAAGTATGTTTTTTTGCTATGCCCTGGATCAAGGCCGATAGAAAAGGTCAAAGAATCAATACCGGCAACCTGTGAGCACTTTTATTGATATAAGTTGAGCCAGTATAATAAGTTATAAATAATAATGATTAATAATGCGGTTAAGGTGGTTAATAAGGATAAAAAGATAAGCGATAGTATTTAAGTATTAACCTAACTCTAACGGGGTGTGTAAGTAATTAATAGCATACAGTGATATTTTAAGTGGTGATATATTATATGATAATGATCACATTTCAGATTTTAAGTACTAAATTGTGGATGTTTTTTTCGCCCTCTGGTGTTAACGTTTGAAGCGTTGGGTTGTTACTGTTAAAAACAGGCAAAACCTGCATCGTGCATATTGAATCAACGCCTCGTAAAAGAGCTGGTGTTATTCGATATCTGGTGCGGGTTTTTTTATTTTCTGCGCTAAGGAAAAATCTATAACAGATGGCTGTTAAATACAGGCAGTGCTGATAATACAGCGGGGCAGGCTGTATTAGTATAATTTGAGATTGATAATTGTTCGCATCGGATGCGACAACACAGGATTAGCTCAGGTCTTTTCTGATAACTAATAATGTTTTTTCTTCAGTATTTATGGGGTGAATAGTTTATCCCTTTCTATAGCTCAATTCTTCAGGGGGAGGGTGAAAATGAAATCAGTCATTTTAAAGTAATAATGATTGTGCTGATTATTCCAGCACAGGTGTGGGCGGAAGTGGATAAGGATAATAATATTAAAAATGGGGAGCCTGGTTGGCTGTTAAACGATCCATTTTTCAGCCAGTCGCATATGAATGTATCATTAAAAAATTATTGGAAAACTCTTAATGAAAAGGAATCTGGTACAAAAAGAATTCACAACGCATGGGGCCAGGGGTTTGGGTTTGATTTTAAATCGGGCTATTTTGCTGGCATTATCGGTTTTGATGCGACTTTTAATAGTGCGGTAAAACTGGGGGCCAGTACTTATTTCAATACGCGAGGCGTATTGTACAGTAAAGGCAGTGGCAATAAAAAAAGTAATGCAGCAGGCTACTCCAAATTCAGTGAGCGCTACATGAAGCTGAGATACAAGGTTGCAGATGTTAAACTGAAGGGGCGCTGGGGCTGGCAGACAATAAAAAGCTTCGGTGTGATCACTAACTCTACCCGTCTCTCCTCAACAACCTATCAGGGAGTGACCGGATCAGTCGGATATGGTGATTTGACGTTGCGTGGTGCCTATATAAATCGCTCTATGGATCGTAACTCACCTGATAAAAAACGCTTCCAGACCAATACTGGGAAATATATCAACCATATCGCCAGCGGCGATGTGCTCTGGAACAGCGACAAGCTTAATATCCAATATGGTTTTGGTGAAAGTGAAAATTATCTGCGCCGTAATATATTACGAGCTAATCTGAAACCGGAAAAAAACCTTGATTTAGGCATCCAGATATATGGTACCCATGCGGAAGAAGAGTATAAAAAAATGCCAGCTGCCAAACGCGATTTTGATAATAATGCGTGGCACTTTGCAGTAGATGCAAAATGGCGAGGTAAAAACTGGAGTAGTAAGTGGGGGCTGGGTTATACCGATGCAAAAAAGGCGCATGAAGTGGGTTTTTATCCTCGTCATATGAGTAAGAACTCGCGTGGGACATTTACCTCAATGGCCTATGCGGGTAGTGACTATTTGCGTGATGGTGAACTGATGCTGTCCACAATATCCGATTATAATTTGACACCGGATCTGGCAGTAGGGGTGGCGGGTAATATTGGTCAGTTTAACTATAAAGGTAACCATGTTCGCACCGGGGAAATTAATTTTTTTACCCGGTGGGTTCCGTCGGATCCGACGCTGAAAAACCTGACGGTATGGGCGATGTTTGGCCCGGGCTGGTCATATAAGATGAATAAGAAAACCCCGATACTGACTAAAGGTCATTATACCCGGGAACCGTTACTCTCTTCTGAAATGATTATTGAGTATAAATTCAACATTTTCTGATTACCAGTCTCGCAATATCCGCGAGGCTTTTTTATTTTATGTATAAACCATCTCTTATCATAGCCAGGAAAATTCGGCGTTTATATGCGTACCACTTTAGGGTTAGACCTGAATAGTTGCCTGCTGACTTTCAGGCAGTGTTAGAGGTTATAGTTACTCCAACTCAATGAATTTTAATAATATTTATTTTATTACTCCTCACTATTGAATATACCTCTTTATTGCATCGGAATTATCACCTGCTTTCCAGTTGATACATGTCAATTCAGTTCACTCATCAGATACCCAAGATATGCTGATTCTATACAGACACCGAGAGAATTATGTCGAAAATTAGCTCATCTTCAGGGAAAGAAAAACATGCGGTGATTCAGGACTGGCAGCCTGAAAACGCCGAGTTCTGGCAACAGACCGGCAAACGTATTGCCAGCCGAAACCTATGGATCTCCGTGTTCTGCCTGCTCCTCGCGTTCTGCGTCTGGATGCTGTTTAGTGCAGTGGCGGTCAATCTTAATAAAGTGGGTTTTAACTTCACCACCGATCAGCTGTTTCTGCTGACCGCGCTGCCATCTGTTTCCGGTGCGCTGCTGCGGGTACCCTACTCATTTGTGGTGCCGGTTTTCGGTGGCCGTCGCTGGACAGCCTTCAGTACCGCCCTGTTGCTGGTGCCCTGTATCTGGCTCGGCTTTGCCGTGCAGAATCCCGCCACGCCTTTTGCCGTATTTGTAGTGATTTCACTGCTGTGTGGTTTCGCCGGGGCTAACTTCGCCTCCAGCATGGGCAATATCAGCTTCTTTTTCCCTAAGTCTCATCAGGGAGGGGCGCTGGGAATCAACGGTGGTTTAGGCAACCTGGGTGTCAGCGTAATGCAGCTGTTTGCTCCGCTGGCTATTTCAGTGGCGCTTTTCGGCTGGTTTAGCGAGCCATCACCCCTTGCAGAAGAGGGATTGTGGCTGGAAAACGCCGCCTGGATGTGGGTGCCGTTACTACTGATTGCGACTCTGGCAGCCTGGTTTGGTATGAACGATCTGGCGGCGGCAAAAAGCTCGCTGCGTCAGCAGCTGCCGGTGTTGAAACGTGGCCATCTGTGGATTATGTCGCTGTTATACCTCGCGACGTTCGGCTCTTTTATCGGCTTCTCCGCTGGCTTTGCCATGCTCGCCAAAACACAGTTCCCCGATGTCGTCATTATGCATTACGCCTTCTTCGGCCCGTTTATTGGTGCACTGGCTCGCTCGGTAGGCGGCATTATCTCCGATCGTCTTGGCGGCGTACGTGTCTCGCTGTTTACCTTCATCCTGCTGGCGGTGTTCTGCGCGCTGCTGTTCCTGACCCTGCCAGGTGAAGGAAAGCCAGGCTCATTTATCGCCTTTTACAGCGTGTTTATGGTGCTGTTCTTTGCGGCCGGGTTGGGCAGTGGTTCCACCTTCCAGATGATTGCTGTGATCTTCCGCAAAATTACCATTGACCGGATTAAAGCTGAAGGTGGCAGCGATGAAGTCGCACAGCGTGAAGCTGTTACCGATACCAGTGCTGCACTGGGCTTTATCTCGGCAATTGGTGCACTGGGTGGGTTCTTTATTCCACAAACCTTCGGGATGTCACTGTCACTCAGCGGCTCACCTGCCGGAGCGATGAAGGTGTTTTTGCTGTTTTATCTGATCTGTATCGCGCTGACCTGGCTGATTTATGGCCGTAAAAAAACGAAATAAGCGCGAACATCTTTTAAGTTTTTTGGAGCATGTCGAATGAGTAAGTTTCTTGATCGGTTACGTTATTTTAAACAGTTGGGTGAAACGTTTTCCGGTGAGCACGGACAGACGCTGAACACCAATCGCGACTGGGAAGACGGCTACCGCAGCCGCTGGCAGCATGACAAGATTGTCCGCTCAACCCACGGTGTAAACTGTACCGGTTCATGCAGCTGGAAGATCTATGTCAAAAATGGTCTGGTGACCTGGGAAACCCAGCAGACAGACTACCCGCGTACCCGGCCAGACCTCCCTAACCATGAACCGCGCGGTTGCCCACGAGGTGCCAGCTACTCCTGGTATCTCTACAGCGCCAACCGTCTGAAATATCCGCTGGTGCGTAAACGCCTGATCAGCCTCTGGCGTGCGGCGAAAGCGCAGCATAGCGATCCGGTACTTGCCTGGCAGTCTATTGTCGAAAATCCTGAGCAGGCGAAAAGCTATAAAGAGGCCCGTGGGCGTGGGGGATTTGTCCGCTCCGACTGGCAGGAAGTGAATGAGCTGATTGCTTCTGCCAATATCTACACGGCGAAAACCTTTGGCCCTGACCGTATTATCGGCTTTTCGCCAATTCCGGCGATGTCGATGGTCTCGTACGCCGCAGGTTCACGTTATCTCTCTCTGATCGGCGGGGCCTGCCTGAGCTTTTACGATTGGTACTGCGACCTGCCGCCAGCGTCACCAATGACCTGGGGCGAGCAGACCGATGTGCCGGAGTCCGCCGACTGGTATAACTCTGCCTATATTATCGCCTGGGGCAGTAACGTGCCGCAGACCCGTACCCCGGATGCCCACTTCTTTACCGAAGTGCGCTACAAAGGTACCAAAACCGTGGCGGTAACGCCGGATTACGCCGAAATTGCCAAACTTTGTGACCAGTGGTTAAGCCCGAAACAGGGTACAGATAGCGCACTGGCGCTGGCGTTCGGCCATGTGATCCTCACTGAATTCCACCAGCAGCGTGAAGTGGAATATTTCCGTAACTACGTGCGACAGTACACCGATATGCCAATGCTGGTGCTGCTGGAGCAACGTGAGGGAGGTTACTACGCGGCCGGACGTATGCTGCGCGCCAGCGATCTGGTTGATGGACTGGGGCAGGAGAATAACCCGCAGTGGAAAACCATCGCCATTAATCAGCAGAACGGAGAGCTGGTTGCTCCGCAGGGATCAATCGGCTACCGCTGGGGTGAGAAAGGCAAGTGGAACCTTGAACAGCGCGAAGGGAAAAATCAGCAGGAAGTGGAGCTACAGTTAAGCCTGCTCGGCCAGCATGATGAGCTGGCTGAAGTCGGATTCCCGTACTTTGGCGCAATTGATAATCCGAATTTCAACAGCGTACAGCTGGATGAAATTCTGCTGCATAAGCTGCCGGTTAAACGTCTGCAACTGGCCGATGGTTCCAGTGCCCTGGTGACCAGCGTGTACGATTTGACGCTGGCGAACTATGGTATTGAGCGCGGTCTGAATGACGACAACTGTGCTGCCAGCTATGACGAAGTAAAAGCCTACTCCCCGGCCTGGGCTGAACAGATTACCGGTGTACCGCGCCAGAATATCGTCCGTATTGCCCGTGAATTTGCTGAAACAGCCGAGAAAACCCGTGGTCGTTCAATGATTATTGTCGGTGCCGGTCTTAACCACTGGTACCACATGGATATGAACTACCGTGGTCTGATTAATATGCTGATCTTCTGCGGCTGCGTGGGGCAGAGCGGTGGCGGCTGGGCGCACTATGTTGGCCAGGAGAAACTACGTCCGCAAACCGGCTGGCTGCCGCTGGCGTTCGGCCTTGACTGGCAGCGTCCGCCGCGCCAGATGAACGGTACATCGTTCTTCTATAACCACTCCAGCCAGTGGCGTTATGAAACCCTGCGTACCGATGAACTGCTGTCGCCGTTGGCCGATAAGTCGCGCTATGGCGGCAGCCTGATCGACTTTAACGTGCGCTCCGAACGTATGGGCTGGCTGCCTTCCGCGCCGCAGCTCAACACAAACCCATTGCAGCTGGCCGCCCAGGCTCAGGCTGCGGGGAAAACACCGCTGGCGTTTACCGTGGACGGCCTTAAAGATGGCAGCCTGCGTTTTGCCGCTGAACAGCCGGATAATCAGCAGAACTTCCCGCGTAACCTGTTCGTCTGGCGTTCTAACCTGCTAGGTTCCTCCGGTAAAGGGCATGAGTATTTGCTGAAATACCTGCTGGGTACTGAAAGCGGCGTACAGGGTGGCGATCTGGGGCAGCAGGGGGGCGTTAAACCGCAGGAAGTGGAGTGGCAGGATAACCCGGGCGAAGGCAAGCTCGACCTGGTCGTCACCCTCGATTTCCGTATGTCGAGCACCTGTCTCTATTCGGATATCGTATTGCCGACCGCTACCTGGTATGAAAAAGACGATATGAATACTTCGGATATGCATCCGTTTATTCATCCGCTGTCTGCGGCGGTAGATCCTGCCTGGGAGTCCCGCAGCGACTGGGAAATCTACAAAGGTATAGCGAAAACCTTCTCTGAACTCTGTGTTGGCCATCTGGGTAAAGAGACTGACGTGGTGCTCCAGCCAATTCAGCATGACTCTGCCGCTGAACTCGGGCAGCCGTTCGAGGTGCAGGAGTGGCATCGCGGTGAGTGCGACCTGATTCCGGGTAAAACCGCCCCGCACATTGTAACCGTTGAGCGTGACTATCCGGCAACCTGGGAGCGCTTTACTTCTCTTGGGCCTCTGCTGGATAACCTCGGTAATGGTGGTAAAGGCATCAGCTGGAATACCCAGGCTGAAGTCGACTTCCTGAAGCAGCTCAACTATGTCAAAGCCGATGGCCCGGCAGTCGGGCGGCCAAACATTAACAGTGCAATTGATGCTGCTGAGGTGATTCTGTCGCTGGCACCAGAGACCAACGGTCAGGTAGCGGTGAAAGCCTGGCAGGCGCTGGGTGAATTCACCGGGCGTGACCATACCCATCTGGCGCTGAACAAAGAAGATGAAAAGATCCGCTTCCGCGATATTCAGGCGCAGCCGCGTAAGATTATCTCCAGCCCGACCTGGTCAGGCCTTGAAGATGAGCATGTCTCCTATAACGCAGGCTATACCAACGTTCATGAGCTGATCCCATGGCGTACCCTGAGCGGTCGTCAGCAGCTGTATCAGGATCATCAGTGGATGCGTGACTTTGGTGAGAGTCTGCTGGTGTACCGTCCGCCGATTGATACGCGTACGGTAGAGCCGTTGCTCAATAAAAAACCGAACGGCAACCCTGAGATGGCGCTGAACTTCCTGACGCCGCACCAGAAATGGGGTATCCACTCAACCTACAGCGACAACCTGCTGATGCTGACGCTGTCGCGCGGCGGGCCAATTGTCTGGCTGAGTGAGGTTGATGCGCAGCAGCTTGGCATTGAAGATAACGACTGGATCGAAGCGTTTAACG carries:
- a CDS encoding NarK family nitrate/nitrite MFS transporter produces the protein MSKISSSSGKEKHAVIQDWQPENAEFWQQTGKRIASRNLWISVFCLLLAFCVWMLFSAVAVNLNKVGFNFTTDQLFLLTALPSVSGALLRVPYSFVVPVFGGRRWTAFSTALLLVPCIWLGFAVQNPATPFAVFVVISLLCGFAGANFASSMGNISFFFPKSHQGGALGINGGLGNLGVSVMQLFAPLAISVALFGWFSEPSPLAEEGLWLENAAWMWVPLLLIATLAAWFGMNDLAAAKSSLRQQLPVLKRGHLWIMSLLYLATFGSFIGFSAGFAMLAKTQFPDVVIMHYAFFGPFIGALARSVGGIISDRLGGVRVSLFTFILLAVFCALLFLTLPGEGKPGSFIAFYSVFMVLFFAAGLGSGSTFQMIAVIFRKITIDRIKAEGGSDEVAQREAVTDTSAALGFISAIGALGGFFIPQTFGMSLSLSGSPAGAMKVFLLFYLICIALTWLIYGRKKTK
- a CDS encoding OprD family outer membrane porin, producing the protein MIVLIIPAQVWAEVDKDNNIKNGEPGWLLNDPFFSQSHMNVSLKNYWKTLNEKESGTKRIHNAWGQGFGFDFKSGYFAGIIGFDATFNSAVKLGASTYFNTRGVLYSKGSGNKKSNAAGYSKFSERYMKLRYKVADVKLKGRWGWQTIKSFGVITNSTRLSSTTYQGVTGSVGYGDLTLRGAYINRSMDRNSPDKKRFQTNTGKYINHIASGDVLWNSDKLNIQYGFGESENYLRRNILRANLKPEKNLDLGIQIYGTHAEEEYKKMPAAKRDFDNNAWHFAVDAKWRGKNWSSKWGLGYTDAKKAHEVGFYPRHMSKNSRGTFTSMAYAGSDYLRDGELMLSTISDYNLTPDLAVGVAGNIGQFNYKGNHVRTGEINFFTRWVPSDPTLKNLTVWAMFGPGWSYKMNKKTPILTKGHYTREPLLSSEMIIEYKFNIF
- a CDS encoding nitrate reductase subunit alpha, with product MSKFLDRLRYFKQLGETFSGEHGQTLNTNRDWEDGYRSRWQHDKIVRSTHGVNCTGSCSWKIYVKNGLVTWETQQTDYPRTRPDLPNHEPRGCPRGASYSWYLYSANRLKYPLVRKRLISLWRAAKAQHSDPVLAWQSIVENPEQAKSYKEARGRGGFVRSDWQEVNELIASANIYTAKTFGPDRIIGFSPIPAMSMVSYAAGSRYLSLIGGACLSFYDWYCDLPPASPMTWGEQTDVPESADWYNSAYIIAWGSNVPQTRTPDAHFFTEVRYKGTKTVAVTPDYAEIAKLCDQWLSPKQGTDSALALAFGHVILTEFHQQREVEYFRNYVRQYTDMPMLVLLEQREGGYYAAGRMLRASDLVDGLGQENNPQWKTIAINQQNGELVAPQGSIGYRWGEKGKWNLEQREGKNQQEVELQLSLLGQHDELAEVGFPYFGAIDNPNFNSVQLDEILLHKLPVKRLQLADGSSALVTSVYDLTLANYGIERGLNDDNCAASYDEVKAYSPAWAEQITGVPRQNIVRIAREFAETAEKTRGRSMIIVGAGLNHWYHMDMNYRGLINMLIFCGCVGQSGGGWAHYVGQEKLRPQTGWLPLAFGLDWQRPPRQMNGTSFFYNHSSQWRYETLRTDELLSPLADKSRYGGSLIDFNVRSERMGWLPSAPQLNTNPLQLAAQAQAAGKTPLAFTVDGLKDGSLRFAAEQPDNQQNFPRNLFVWRSNLLGSSGKGHEYLLKYLLGTESGVQGGDLGQQGGVKPQEVEWQDNPGEGKLDLVVTLDFRMSSTCLYSDIVLPTATWYEKDDMNTSDMHPFIHPLSAAVDPAWESRSDWEIYKGIAKTFSELCVGHLGKETDVVLQPIQHDSAAELGQPFEVQEWHRGECDLIPGKTAPHIVTVERDYPATWERFTSLGPLLDNLGNGGKGISWNTQAEVDFLKQLNYVKADGPAVGRPNINSAIDAAEVILSLAPETNGQVAVKAWQALGEFTGRDHTHLALNKEDEKIRFRDIQAQPRKIISSPTWSGLEDEHVSYNAGYTNVHELIPWRTLSGRQQLYQDHQWMRDFGESLLVYRPPIDTRTVEPLLNKKPNGNPEMALNFLTPHQKWGIHSTYSDNLLMLTLSRGGPIVWLSEVDAQQLGIEDNDWIEAFNANGALTARAVVSQRVPSGMTMMYHAQERIVNIPGSEITSQRGGIHNSVTRVCPKPTHMIGGYAQLAYSFNYYGTVGSNRDEFVIVRKMNNINWLDGEGNDDCQGSQQEAGQ
- the narL gene encoding two-component system response regulator NarL; translation: MTTQLTQVLSTKPASVLLIDDHPMIRSGLKQLISLDSRLQVVGEASNGADGVVLAEQLEVDLILLDLNMPGMNGLETLEQLRAIDACGHIVVFSVSDYEDDVINALKRGADGYLLKDMEPESLLECLHRAAAGELVLSNTLPSLLAASLRQQRPQVQALKPEFTTRERDVLRLIAQGLSNKLIARRLGISESTVKVHVKHLLKKLNIKSRVEAAVWALQYGEV